Proteins encoded in a region of the Leishmania infantum JPCM5 genome chromosome 5 genome:
- a CDS encoding phophatase-like protein — protein MGGDFGAPPASFRFVRSLARIVRVGVCVCVCAYSLLFGSAWCLIVLSWLCIPYPHRLALRHTHPLPPLQVGPVAMPARPQQQQQQQQRQRRRRPHRPPSKQLLQIREEGGGSYADSKTNSPFLRGTPSWSSRTSPSATAAIDGHAGGAGGTDSVDRGSGVEMTSAGDGDDGDNNEGKRIAVNLSRARHPPQHSRQSRPYLRMSPRVTSARKAKSGDRRRASSSGSGLERAAAAAALSSAASLARSLQAPVTSSSAVLGGHVIYYGFPSSRSLSDSDGNEADTQNSKSDCSSSCLAAAHAAPGSEPASPVVRVGDCGGGDGGTVFGIPGSASDDARRTTASRKPETAVSGDGESDSRAYASSSPPGTTATASTAPLTYAAVASSSLHGKRLPQSRVSFSQWRKRVCCGSASMPNTIDGANTTPGMSSAAAAAFLNTFPSAPLTLKTALAATTASTPRATGKSTPTSTPSVDGNGDGKASMPSGDKHDCTTGGPRHLSASAVMPPLPPSVHRHQPTHLILQLPHAPLPQQARNGPESDEDMASDSSPRTAGTPGIAAAADELSSPVSLPPKSNGTATAVAAALPSLPRSASEVTSATGVRMPGVQKGAQQQRQQLNVLKPVMSPSYTTFSPTTPTRGGAKSGPRPKVSATAAAAAGKGMNRVPSAASSFNAAEILPGLFLGAYVDATDTEALVAHDISLVINCSYECPVTPAMVNNNHHVRYAQCPLRDHSDEVIAPFFTPVTRIIHEQLHRRQINHQRMARRAATSAPGVNVNDSEDREVQGRMPWAWADEAENVWVAPPSLVSPPLPVGGQPSFKESKRETPRTPSSTRGLGARFGDGAGCSSTITSCSPSPIPGGNATFPPFAAAPITADPAGATATEAPGAAAAAPGSADVSSDTQNGSNVRTNTLFNTATTTPLPEASAITALPASASSPSPLTVVDPRDCGGVLVCCRMGVSRSATFIIAYLILYGCTLAPLDDTASLFVHFLERERRIIEEAGGLTFFEDNNGGVSNTSSPVLATTPACPGRGSRCVNGDLASHGSPDVNGVQPFVQNLLPPNSPRTLRRSAMIPVSSPLSLGGGCVSGSLTTPLSGNASTLSQQRLCTGSPATQIELASRLCQPCYLLHLRERRLQKTQRRLLISGQQQQQRREQRDEEQQMMALSASRMAVREVGQGCGRMGSVEDNSNFGGSSSATASGRSDGGHQEEQQHHYHRRVLCALPSSAPVTSYRSARGSRAVTLLEAAYADERVHADDGVDEEGDRQQEDGSRMAVEQRSESLAVVSATTTPTLKSDTQKVRNNFPTHKLCVAAAEAAPTTPDHSAVAGERRGDGENVYETPLPSGEQQQQQQVPLRSSCAILPTQPPMRGRPHSDLNASASTLLGVSFTSSGGGSGSAFGGAAPAMTYREAFDAVKRQKADVNPNIGFVLALRELAGGGDVSFSMSF, from the coding sequence ATGGGTGGTGACTTTGGCGCCCCCCCCGCTTCCTTTAGGTTTGTGCGCTCGCTTGCGAGGATCGTCCgtgtcggcgtgtgcgtgtgtgtgtgcgcgtattCGCTTCTCTTCGGTAGCGCGTGGTGCTTGATTGTTTTAAGTTGGCTTTGCATTCCTTATCCCCATCGTCTCGCCCTCcgacacacccacccactccctcctcttcaGGTTGGCCCTGTAGCCATGCCGGcacgaccgcagcagcagcagcagcagcagcagcggcagcggcggcggcgcccacACCGGCCACCGTCGAAGCAACTCCTGCAGATacgcgaggagggaggcggcagctACGCAGACTCGAAAACTAATTCTCCGTTTCTCCGCGGAACCCCGTCCTGGTCGTCGCGGACCTCGCCGTCCGCCACGGCTGCAATCGATGGGCacgccggtggtgccggtggtACAGACAGTGTCGATCGCGGCAGTGGTGTAGAGATGACtagcgccggcgacggcgacgacggggACAACAATGAAGGTAAAAGGATAGCGGTGAATCTGTCAAGGGCACGGCACCCGCCGCAACACTCACGGCAGTCCCGTCCTTACTTGCGCATGAGCCCACGCGTCACGTCAGCGCGCAAGGCGAAGAGCGGCGACCGGAGGcgtgcctccagctccggcagcggccttgaacgcgccgcagcggcggctgcgctgtcctccgccgcctctcttgcTAGGTCTCTCCAGGCGCCGGTGACGTCGTCATCTGCAGTGCTGGGTGGCCATGTCATCTACTACGGCTTCCCGTCCTCGCGCAGCCTCTCTGACTCGGACGGCAACGAGGCCGACACGCAGAACAGCAAGAGCGACTGTAGCAGCTCCTGCCTggccgcggcgcatgcggcaCCAGGGAGTGAGCCTgcgtcgccggtggtgcgGGTGGGCgactgcggtggcggtgatggcggtaCCGTGTTTGGGATTCCCGGTAGCGCCAGTGATGATGcgcggcggacgacggcCAGCCGCAAGCCGGAGACGGCGGTGAGCGGTGACGGCGAAAGTGACTCTAGGGCGTACGCATCGTCTTCGCCTCCGGGTaccaccgcgacggcgagcacggCCCCACTGACATACGCGGCAGTGGCCTCGTCGTCACTGCACGGCAAGCGACTGCCTCAGTCCCGCGTCAGCTTTAGCCAGTGGCGCAAGCGTGtatgctgcggcagcgcctccatgCCAAATACCATCGATGGCGCCAACACCACGCCTGGCATgtcctcggcagcagcggcggccttcCTAAACACGTTCCCCAGCGCTCCGCTGACGCTGAAGACTGCCTTGGCAGCCACGACGGCGAGCACGCCGCGTGCGACAGGCAAGAGCACACCGACaagcacgccttccgtggacggcaacggcgacggcaaagCGAGCATGCCGAGCGGCGACAAGCACGACTGCACGACCGGTGGGCCACGACATCTGTCAGCGAGCGCCGTCATGCCGCCCTTGCCTCCCTCGGTGCACCGTCACCAGCCGACGCACCTGATTCTGCAGTTGCCCCACGCTCCACTaccgcagcaggcgcgcaACGGTCCTGAATCGGACGAGGATATGGCATCCGACAGCTCTCCACGCACTGCCGGCACTCCTGGTAtagccgcggctgccgatgAGCTGTCATCGCCCGTGTCGCTTCCGCCGAAGAGCAACGGCACCGctaccgccgtcgccgcggcgctgccatcCCTGCCTCGCTCTGCATCAGAAGTGACGTCCGCGACGGGTGTGCGCATGCCTGGCGTACAGAAaggtgcacagcagcagcggcagcagttgAACGTCCTGAAGCCAGTCATGTCGCCGTCGTATACGACCTTCAGCCCCACGACCCCGACGCGCGGAGGCGCCAAAAGTGGCCCGCGCCCCAAAgtctccgccaccgccgcggcggcagccggcaAAGGCATGAACCGTGTCCCGTCtgcggcctcctccttcaaCGCGGCGGAGATACTGCCCGGGCTCTTCCTCGGCGCCTACGTTGACGCCACCGACAcggaggcgctggtggcgcacGATATTTCGCTGGTCATCAACTGCTCGTACGAGTGCCCGGTGACACCAGCGATGGTGAACAACAACCATCACGTCCGCTACGCTCAGTGTCCGCTGCGCGACCATTCTGACGAAGTCATCGCACCTTTCTTCACGCCTGTCACCCGCATCATCCACGAGCAGTTGCACCGCCGGCAAATAAATCATCAGCGCATggcccgccgcgccgcgacgAGCGCGCCGGGTGTCAATGTGAACGACTCCGAGGATCGCGAAGTGCAGGGGCGCATGCCTTGGGCCTGggcggacgaggcggagaaCGTGTGGGTGGCCCCTCCGTCGCTTGTgtcgccgccactgccggtGGGTGGGCAGCCATCGTTCAAGGAGAGCAAGCGAGAGACTCCCCGCACACCGTCCTCGACGCGGGGGCTCGGTGCGCGCTtcggtgacggtgccgggtgcagcagcaccataACCTCATGCTCTCCGTCGCCGATTCCGGGCGGCAACGCCACCTTCCCGccctttgccgccgcgcccatCACGGCTGATCCGGCTGGCGCGACGGCCACCGAAGCtcctggtgctgccgctgctgctccaggaTCGGCGGACGTGTCTTCGGATACGCAGAACGGCAGCAACGTCCGCACGAATACGTTGTTCAACACGGCAACCACCACACCCCTACCAGAAGCATCTGCCATCACCGCACTAcccgcgtcggcgtcgtcgccgtcgccgctcacCGTCGTTGACCCACGCGACTGCGGTggcgtgctcgtgtgctGCCGCATGGGTgtgagccgcagcgccaccttcATCATTGCCTACCTCATCCTCTACGGCTGCACGCTAGCACCGCTAGACGACACCGCCTCGCTCTTCGTGCACTTCCTggagcgagagcgccgcaTCATCGAAGAGGCAGGCGGGCTCACCTTCTTCGAGGACAACAACGGAGGCGTCTCCAACACATCGTCCCCGGTcctggcgacgacgccggcgtgcccggggcgcggcagcaggtgTGTGAACGGGGACCTCGCCTCGCACGGAAGTCCGGACGTGAATGGTGTCCAGCCATTCGTACAGAACCTCTTGCCGCCAAACTCACCACGAACGCTCAGGCGCTCTGCTATGATACCTGTGTCGTCGCCACTTTCCCTCGGCGGCGGGTGCGTTTCCGGCTCCCTCACAACCCCACTGAGTGGGAATGCCTCAACactgtcgcagcagcggctttgCACGGGGTCGCCCGCCACCCAGATCGAGCTTGCCTCGCGCTTGTGCCAACCGTGCTACTTGTTGCATctgcgagagcggcggctgcagaagACTCAGCGGCGGCTTCTTATcagcgggcagcagcagcagcagcggagagaGCAACGCGAtgaggagcagcagatgaTGGCGCTGTCGGCGTCGCGCATGGCCGTGAGAGAGGTAGGGCAAGGGTGCGGGCGGATGGGCAGTGTCGAAGATAATTCGAACTTTGGAGGCAGTAGCAGCGCTACGGCaagcggccgcagcgacggcggacaccaagaggagcagcagcatcattATCATCGCCGTGTCCTCTGTGcgttgccgtcgtcggcacCGGTGACCTCGtaccgcagcgcgcgcgggaGTCGcgcggtgacgctgctggaggcggcctACGCCGACGAACGCGTTCATGCGGATGACGgggtggacgaggagggggatcGGCAGCAGGAGGATGGTTCGCGAATGGCTGTTGAACAGAGATCGGAAAGCCTTGCTGTGGTCAGTGCTACCACCACACCAACGCTGAAAAGCGACACCCAGAAGGTGCGAAACAACTTCCCAACACACAAGTTGTGCGTCGCggccgcagaggcggccCCCACCACACCTGATCAcagcgccgttgccggcgagcgccgaggcgacggcgagaaCGTGTACGAAACGCCTCTGCCGTccggtgagcagcagcagcagcagcaggtgccgTTGCGCTCGTCCTGCGCGATTCTCCCCACACAACCACCCATGAGGGGCCGCCCCCACAGCGACCTGAACGCCAGCGCGAGCACGTTGCTAGGCGTCAGCTTtaccagcagcggcggtggaagTGGGAGCGCCttcggaggcgcagcgccggcgatgaCTTACCGCGAGGCTTTCGATGCGGTGAAGCGGCAAAAGGCCGATGTCAACCCGAACATCGGCTTCGTcttggcgctgcgcgagctcgccggcggcggcgacgtcagcTTCAGCATGTCCTTCTAA